gtcataatagatgaagaataaatatgattgatataaaaaatagatgatgtatttattaatggtccACTTTAAAAAACCATGAGTTGTGgtgtgtagtttctattgtgatgtcttattaaCATGACACTATAGACACTACTTATGGATACTATGGCTTGGGACTGCCCCCGAGAGGATACAACAATTGCAGGTCGCTACCGCGACTAGAGGAGGGAGCACGCAACAAACGTTTTTGTGACACACTAGCAGGGGCCCAACGGCTGACTTCCTTCCGTCCACACGCCAATCACCAAACGCACGCTGGTAGAGTAGTCGTATGCGGTTGGAACAGTAGATGTACAACATCATTGGACCGAGTACAGTACAGCGACGACAATAGCATATCCCATTAACCCTCCATTAATTACGGAACCCAAAATCGTAGTCGAATCGATCGATTTTGCACCTCGAACGCATCTATGATGGTCGTGTAGTGAGCTTACAGTACTCatttccgtcccaaaatataatcatttttaacATGGtgataagtcaaatattttcaattttgattattaataacaaaaaaaatcaatcatataaaattgatgttattagatttattattaaacaaactattataatatgtaactctttttatttaaaatatcttatttttatatagatattcGTTGATAAAACTAGTATGTCGGCGACCGTGtaattttggaacggagggaatacttcATTCTCCCTTCACCAAACTCAATATATATACACCTAGTAGGCCAACTGACAGGGACACACACCAACCCTCCAGTTATCGTTGAAACGACCAGAAAAAGCTATGGATGGGTGCACCGTGCACCTGGACGATTGGTTGGCGCGAATTCGTTCGTCGCGCGTGCGATGCGAGAGAAGAAGGCTCCGATCGGGGCATTGCTGGTGGCGCGCCGCATCGATCGATGGGGCCAAAATTACGAGGACGATTGGCGGGCgggtcgccgtcgctcgggtcACCGGAGTCCACAACTCTCGCAGAGTGGCaagggtggggtgggggtgggggtggtggtgccCTGGTGGGCCGAGTGGCCCACGACGACGTTATCGCCGGTGGGTGTAAGTCGGGAGGGCACTGATTGGCTCGTCCGGAGTCTGGTCATTACCGAATGTTACTAGATTTGACACAGTACTTTTGTTTGTCTCATAGTAGTATTGATTTCGAGCCTCTCACACtgtggtactccctccatacatAATACTTTATCCATtttataaaaaaccaacttcaaGCTATAAATTTGAACATAGGCTATATCCTGATTAATAGCTAGAAGTTAATCTTTTtagacagaggaagtatatcataatattataaatttgaacaaatttccTATCCAAATTATACCTcttatctatctatttattaaaatattgttttctagtacttgataaaaaaacaatttaggttttctcattattattttttccataGAATATTGAAAATCAATTTGTTTTGAAGAATCCCTGGCAACTCTTATGGGAACATGAGAGAACACTTGATAGTGGCTCGCACGAAGGAATAACAAATGAGATCGCGCTATTCATGACCCAGGGAAAGCTTCTTGCGGttaattagcaacatctatgaCTAGCTAGTGGCTATTCCTTTGACGAAGCTGGTGGTGGGATCAAGTAGCAGCATCTATGATCGACTTACATAGATCTAGTGGCTCTTGCGGTTTCGCCGGTCTTCGCATCCGGGCATCTGCCGATCTTCGTGGGGGTAGGTGGTTGGTGAATGAAAAAACGAattgtgtcattttttttttaaaaaaaagagttgcgTGGAAATGTAAAATACTTGTAGGTAGATATCCTCTTCACcctaaaataaagctatttcgatcactcagttttttcttttcaaatgaaGCTATTTTCTCATATATCTATCATTTCAACGAATCACAatcatcttttattttatttcttcatccaattTCTTTTACCAATCATAATGTTTCCTGatcattttttacatttttcaaGTAGATGTGGGGTCCTGAGCGAAGTTGACCCCACTGCTACTTGTGGAATTGCCAGTAAGGCGTCAATTTGGCGCGACAATTGCAGCTTTCTCCAAGAGGACATGCCAAACTTGACAACAATATTTCCGTAAGATGCTAGAGTGCAGTTGTCACTTGCATATACAGCAGGGAGAAATGATGACGAGGTCTTTGGCTTACTGTATTAGCATTAGGacgtttagttcacgctaaaactGAAAGTTTAATCGAAATTagaacgatatgacggaaaagttgaaggtttatatgtgtagaaaagttttgatgtgatgaaaaagttaaaagtttgaagaaatagttggaaactaaaccaggccttagtaataccgtcccaaaataaggtTGCGTTCGGGAGGGCACGCAAAACGGAGCAGCGTTTagcgcgtaattaattaagtattagatatttttttttcttaaaagtggattaatatgactttttaagcaacttttgtataaaatgttttttaaaaaaacgtaccatttagtagtttgaaaagcgtgctcgTGAAAAATGATAGGAGGGAATAGGAACAGCCACTGCTGACGTTTTGGACATTCTAAATACTAGTGAGTATTTAATTAGAAtccatattttcctttttttccataTTAGATATCAATTTTATGGAGACGAAGCAACACATCTCTACATGAACGTAGGGGTACTCTGGAAAGCTAAAACATCGATATTTTTCATCCACGAGCTATTAACCTCATCGTTAATTAAAAGTGATCTAaagaaattatttattatttattttggaacgaagggagtacgtaCCATCTGATCTTATAGTTAAAGATACAGAGAGGGTTTGTTTATCATAGGTTTGGGACCACGGGTAACAAAAACAGAAGGTCAACTCTGGTTTCCGTGGTGAATAATTTCCCGAACCTTGAGAATGCCGGAGGTTAGCTTTGTTCAGACTTGGCTTCAGCCTTCATACGAACAATTTTCAAGTCAGATGCATCATTCCATATTGTATATTTTACAGAGcatattttacttgttttaGCTTCTTTccaatttttctttgttttttttccaattacaCGACAAACCCACTCACAAGCTAAATCAAGTAAAATATGCTCTGTAGTTTTCACaagctaagggtgtgtttggttggactGTAGCTTTTGAAAAAACGGCTGTGGGCTGTGACTTTTAGAAAAGTAGCTGTGAGAAAGACAAAAGCTCGTTTGGTTACACACAGGTGGCTTTTGGAAAAGCTTATCTCCTGACGAGTGGACCCCATATGTCATACACATGTATCTTCTCTATCTACACAGACACAGGAAAGGCAGGGCGgacgagcgaggcggcggcgggctagcTCCTACTCCGGCGTCAGCGAGGAGGGCTGTCGCCCCGTGGCATctgcctcctccggctccgAGTCTGGCTCGTCCCGCGCGTCACCGAAGAAGTTGGCGTCGAtgtggtcgtcggcggcgccgtcctcgtcgtAGTCGCCGTCTCCCCACGAGCAGTTGCGGCGGgagccgccgcgcggcggcggatgtGCGGCGGCAGACgaagtgaggaggaggaggagcgacgcCGGGGGTAGAAAAAAGAAACGCGAACCGTTTTTTGTGTAATGGCagaggtgggtaattttttccccaaaaagcAGGTGAAAGCAGGGGGTAGAGGTGCTTTTGATTTGTACTACACTAAAAGCTGGCTTTGACAAAAGCAGTTGTAGCTTTTGGGTCCTTTGGTTGGGTTTTTCAACCTGCTTTTGAGGTTGGCTTTTagcttttgcaaaagcaaaagcaggttGAAAAGCCTAACCAAACATACCCTAAATCTTGCTATTAGTGAGATATCTCAGTCTACAAATATAGGCCTAAaattgttcatatttttttgacgAGCTCGCACATATGTTCTTTTTCTTAGTTTGACCTCAGAGTATGCTTTACAAATATTTGCAGGAATTCACAAAACACGTGGAATTCAACTATTTTCCAATCTTATAATTAGCTTGTCGTTGTCGCATGACCGACGCATAGTCCATCATGTCTACtttcctccgtaaaaaaaatcaacctagatAAAGATGTGTCCATCATCTAAAACAACAAATGATATAAgattgtccagattcgttattcTTAGTGGTATCACATTTTTacctagtttgttttttttgatgGAGAGAGTAGATGAAATTGTACGTACCGTCGTACCGTCATGCACAAAGTACTTGAACAGTTGCTAATGCCGCGGTTGCCAATGCAGATAACCCAAGATAAAACATCACTCtagaatttaatttttgttCTCAGACACAAACCTGCATGAAAAACATACAAAGGCTACGATATAATTGCAGTGCAGCTGCTTATTTATACTACAGTTCAGGCCCATTTGGGGGGTCCATTCAAAGCCCAAATCCAGCCCCACTTCAGTCTCCCCGAGATCAGTGCTTCGCACACGGCTTGCGCCGATCTcagacgaggcggcggcagagggTGATGCCGTCGGAGACCGGGAGCTGCACGGCCTCCACGCGCGGGTCGCCGGCGATCTTGGCGTTGAAGGCCACGATGGAGCGGCGGATGTCCTGGTCGAACTCCTCCAGCACGGAGTCGTCCTCCAGCGCCACGGACCCGCCCCAGAGCGTGTTGTCGTAGGCcagcacgccgccggcgcgcacTAGCCGCAGCAGCCGCTCGTGGTACTCGCCGTAGTTCCCCTTGTCGGCGTCCACGAACGCGAAGTCGAACTTCCCCTCGTTCTCCTCCTGCAATGCACAAAAGACATGAGACATATGATCGAGCAGCTGGCATGCAATCACCAAGACGTACGTTGCTTTGCTATTGCTTACGTTGGCGAGGAGGTTGTCGAGGATGGGCATGGCGGCGCCCTCGCGGAAGTCGACCTTGTGGGCGACGCCGGCCTTCTTGATGACGGGGAGGCCGAGGTCGAAGTACTCCCGGCTGACGTCGATGGCGACGACCTTGCCGTCGTCCGGGAtggcgagcgcggtggcgagCACGGAGCAGCCGGTGAACACGCCCACCTCGATGGTGTTCTTGGCGCCTGTCAGCTTCAGCAGCAGCGACAGCAGCTGCCcttcctccggcggcgacgacatgaACCCACTGATCGAATCCAACAAAAATGTTACACAACACAGCATCATATCATCAGCTTCTAATTAATCACGCTGAATTTAgcatgtactacctccgtaaaaaaaaaccaatcttagatttgaatctggatatatatgtgtctaggtTGAAAACCTAGGAGTGTGTCCAGATTTAAACTtagaattagtttttttttttggaatggaAAGAGAGTATAAATTAGGAGACAAATAGTACTAGGTGTGCTCGCTGGTGATGAGGCGGAGCTCGCGCATGAACTCGTTCTCCCGCGGGTACACCATCGTGTTCAGCATGTACTGCACCCAAAAAAGGGTTTTTGGTCATATCATCTCAATCAACGATTGCTCGTCCATGCACTGCAATATGGGGATGAAAATCACGAAAATTAATCAACTAGAAACTGATGTGTACCTCGTGGAGGGATTCACTCTTGAGGAGGGTCTTGGGGCTATCGTTGCTGTGGATGGCCGTCTTCATCTCCTTGGACTGAATCTGAATGCCGCCGTTGGCGCCATGGCTGGCatcgccgttcgccgccgccatggccgtgcTTGATACTCTTGACGCCGGTGTCGTTCGCTTCAGCCGCCTAGAGTGTGCAGTGCAGTACACAGGGAGAAGTGTTACCAGGAGAGGCATTGCTGCCAAGCTCTATATACACGAGGGATGGGCACGCTTTCTGGGCCGACAGCTAGCTTAGGCCGGCATCAGCTGGAGTGTCAGTGGTGGTGCCATGTCATCCACTGTGTCGCGGTCACGCAGAtagcatgcagatgcagggaTGGATGAGGACAAGTGCGTACGTCGTCCCCAGCGCAGCGGCCGGCCCAGCTGATCAATCGATCGGTGCGCGGCCACTGTGTGGGGCTCACCGCTCATCGATCACACGCACGCGGCCGTCCCCTTCGGTGTTTTCCTCGTGCGGTTGCTTCTTTTCTTCGGTAGTAGTACACGCGCTTGCGTGGTTGGCGGTTTGCCCGCGGGCGCGGCATGGGCATGGGCATGGCGGTGTGGCTGCGTCACCGAATCGGCGTGCTCTCCATCACGCTGCTCGCGTCGCGCTCGCGCCGGGGGTTGTGAGCGGCGCGGCGTGACGACGGATGGACCGCGGATGGATGGGTGTCATGGACTCATGGTCATGTGGGTTGGATATTTGGGATCCGCGTCGGCTGCGCCTCCGCGCGTCGGCGCGTGCGGTGTGAGCCGCGTGATCGGGATCGGATGGCCCGTTGGTGCGTTCCGCGCTGGTGGATCGAGTCTATTCTCCCCGTCTCCAAATAAATCAAGGAAGTAGCTAGTGAGTTGTCCACAGTTTTTGAGGctcaaaactttcaaaattttcaaccaTAGGATCTGTCATCAATGGTTGAAACGGGTCCACACAAGTGCAAACCACTAATCTTACGCCAAGGTTGATTGAACGGTAAGAATTTGgtcaacatatataagagaaaaataattcaaaagtaATACGCatgatcttaaaaaaattgcaaatccTAATTTTATACAATGTAATTACCCTATAACTATCATATAACTACTATATAACTGAGATATAAGTGCTATGTAACTAGAATGTAAGTGCTATGTAACTACTATGTAATTAGAGTGTAAGTACTATGTAAGTAGATTAAAACACGTGAATACGTATAGGACGTTCGACAGAAACGAGGTACCAAACATTCAAACTTTTTTAGCCTTTGCATCCAACAGCGACGTCATTGCTAGCAAGCCCGTAAGAGAGTGAAATATAACAAGATTATCCAAAAATTAGATGAAAACAGGGGACTAATTGTGTAGTTAATTAAAGCGTAAGTAAAATGTAATCAAAATGTAATTTCACATTCAACGTATACTTGAGCTAGCTTAGTGGTCGTTATGCCGTCCTATTTAAGGGGAGGGCCTGGGTTCGACTCCTGTCTACGACAATATTTTTAgctgttttcttccttcttgCACGCACGAATCACGGAGCGGATCTAAGGGCTGCA
The Oryza glaberrima chromosome 8, OglaRS2, whole genome shotgun sequence DNA segment above includes these coding regions:
- the LOC127782388 gene encoding tricin synthase 2, whose protein sequence is MSMACTKVWRSTMYTPRRLKRTTPASRVSSTAMAAANGDASHGANGGIQIQSKEMKTAIHSNDSPKTLLKSESLHEYMLNTMVYPRENEFMRELRLITSEHTYGFMSSPPEEGQLLSLLLKLTGAKNTIEVGVFTGCSVLATALAIPDDGKVVAIDVSREYFDLGLPVIKKAGVAHKVDFREGAAMPILDNLLANEENEGKFDFAFVDADKGNYGEYHERLLRLVRAGGVLAYDNTLWGGSVALEDDSVLEEFDQDIRRSIVAFNAKIAGDPRVEAVQLPVSDGITLCRRLV